The Urbifossiella limnaea genome has a window encoding:
- a CDS encoding DUF1580 domain-containing protein, whose translation MIDIRSESLLSLAAAGRHLAAIQGGRPPRPSTFYRWATRGLRGHRLEVIRCGGRVATSVEALQRFFDALTAAAPAPPIHPPAATPDATLSELDRLGI comes from the coding sequence GTGATCGACATCCGCTCCGAATCTCTTCTCTCGCTCGCGGCGGCCGGTCGCCACCTGGCCGCGATCCAGGGCGGCCGGCCACCCCGGCCCTCGACCTTCTACCGCTGGGCGACCCGCGGCCTCCGCGGCCACCGGCTGGAGGTCATTCGCTGCGGGGGCCGCGTCGCGACCTCGGTGGAAGCGCTGCAGCGGTTCTTCGACGCCTTGACGGCCGCGGCGCCCGCGCCCCCGATTCACCCCCCCGCCGCGACTCCCGACGCGACGCTGTCCGAACTTGACCGGCTCGGGATCTGA
- a CDS encoding ParB N-terminal domain-containing protein, translated as MKSITFNETTYTCPFLDVMPPLAAEERAELKADIASNGITYPVIVTEEHEVIDGHNRLEIATELGLTAVPVTVLTGLSGAQKRVRAVDLNLHRRHLTRDRKREVIAHRLRNDPGRSNRDIAAEVKADGKTVAAVRGALEATAEIPRLAATRGRDGKTRSRPGPQARDIAAAARKHKAEEAAPAAAARPHAENPGAGAARWSELQDIARSAMTWVAALSRLGRARAADRDPGRVSGAADRLQRVVDELRLFVDRYTAGTAAPAPPGGGTTQTPTTGAAEKTRGEV; from the coding sequence ATGAAGTCGATCACGTTCAACGAGACGACGTATACGTGCCCGTTCCTCGACGTGATGCCCCCTCTGGCCGCCGAGGAGCGGGCCGAGCTGAAAGCCGACATCGCTTCCAACGGGATCACCTACCCCGTGATCGTCACCGAGGAGCACGAGGTGATCGACGGGCATAACCGGCTGGAGATCGCCACCGAGCTTGGACTGACTGCCGTGCCCGTGACGGTGCTCACCGGGTTGTCCGGGGCCCAGAAGCGGGTGCGAGCGGTAGACCTGAACCTCCACCGCCGCCACCTGACCCGCGACCGGAAGCGTGAGGTGATCGCCCACCGGCTGAGGAACGACCCGGGCCGCTCGAATCGGGACATCGCCGCGGAGGTGAAAGCGGACGGGAAGACCGTCGCCGCCGTGCGGGGCGCCCTGGAGGCTACTGCGGAAATTCCGCGGTTGGCCGCGACCCGCGGCCGGGACGGGAAAACGCGGTCGCGGCCCGGGCCGCAGGCGCGCGACATCGCGGCCGCGGCCCGCAAGCACAAGGCCGAGGAAGCGGCCCCGGCGGCGGCGGCCCGACCCCACGCCGAGAATCCCGGCGCGGGGGCGGCCCGCTGGTCGGAGTTGCAGGACATCGCCCGGAGCGCGATGACGTGGGTGGCGGCGCTGTCGCGGCTGGGCCGTGCGAGAGCGGCCGACCGCGACCCCGGCAGGGTGAGCGGCGCGGCGGACCGGCTGCAGCGGGTCGTGGACGAACTGCGGCTGTTTGTGGACCGTTACACGGCCGGCACCGCGGCACCCGCACCCCCCGGCGGCGGCACGACGCAGACGCCCACCACCGGGGCGGCGGAGAAAACCCGAGGGGAGGTCTGA
- a CDS encoding DNA polymerase: protein MDALCCFREVWCADFEFHAPPGHRPAPLCVCARELRSGRAVRVWLTDDAPAAPPFPTNAGAVFVAYYASAELGCFLALGWPLPARVLDLYAEFRLLTNGAPTPHGSGLLGALAHFRLDGLAAGEKDELRALAIRGGPFTPAEQAALLDYCEADVDALARLLPRMAPRLDLPRALLRGRYMTAAARMEWAGVPIDAAALAALREHWGGIKDRLVRAVDTDYRVFAPTGRRLDPASRFGASVIDAARQWGLDPDALAAAAADHHREEVESTAGRLAAVRAARSATGLTSARVGRLLDAGRDYLDVPGLDVAARELAGELPALGIGPGYDPDGVDDDYTPKLWGVLTEPDPAPRPRHDPGLIRDAADRLGPRDGTERPPGPLSFSADRWARYLARHRIPWPRLPSGALDLKDDTFREMAKRFPAEVGPIRDLRHALGEFRLNELAVGPDGRNRCLLSAFRSRTGRNQPSNSAFIFGPAAWLRSLIRPGPGRAVVYVDWSQQELAIAAALSADPRMMEAYQSGDFYTTFARMAGAIPADATKHTHPAEREAFKVVSLGVLYGLSAEGLARRLGAPRGRGVELLELHRRTFRRFWEWSDSLEERALLTGRLRTRFGWAISVPGGLDPVSGRPLANPRSLRNWPMQAHGAEMMRLAACLATERGLAVCCPVHDAFLIEAPADRAEEETERMRDAMREASELVLPGFPLRTDAKIVRHPDRWTDPRGARTWGLVYGLLAELGVDPTRTTGDTGPVPPAAPPPSVISEFSCLPL, encoded by the coding sequence GTGGACGCACTCTGCTGCTTCCGCGAGGTGTGGTGCGCGGACTTCGAGTTCCACGCCCCGCCCGGCCACCGGCCGGCACCGCTGTGCGTCTGCGCCCGGGAACTCCGGTCCGGCCGGGCGGTCCGGGTGTGGCTCACCGACGACGCGCCGGCCGCGCCGCCGTTCCCCACCAACGCCGGGGCGGTGTTCGTCGCGTACTACGCAAGCGCCGAACTCGGGTGCTTCCTGGCGCTGGGCTGGCCGCTCCCGGCCCGGGTGCTCGACCTGTACGCCGAGTTCCGGCTCCTGACGAACGGCGCCCCGACCCCCCACGGGTCCGGGCTGCTCGGGGCGCTGGCTCACTTCCGGCTCGACGGGCTGGCGGCGGGCGAGAAGGACGAGCTGCGGGCGCTGGCGATCCGCGGCGGGCCGTTCACCCCTGCCGAGCAAGCCGCGCTGCTCGACTACTGCGAGGCGGACGTGGACGCGCTGGCTCGACTCCTTCCGCGGATGGCCCCGCGGCTCGACCTCCCGCGGGCGCTGCTCCGCGGCCGGTACATGACCGCCGCCGCGCGGATGGAGTGGGCCGGGGTTCCGATCGACGCGGCGGCGCTGGCCGCACTCCGCGAACACTGGGGCGGGATCAAGGACCGACTCGTCCGCGCGGTCGATACCGACTACCGGGTGTTCGCCCCGACCGGCCGCCGGCTCGACCCGGCCAGCCGGTTCGGCGCCTCGGTCATCGACGCGGCCCGCCAGTGGGGGCTCGACCCGGACGCCTTGGCCGCCGCCGCCGCCGACCACCACCGGGAGGAGGTCGAGTCGACCGCCGGCCGGCTGGCCGCGGTCCGCGCCGCTCGCTCCGCCACCGGGCTCACATCGGCGCGGGTCGGCCGGCTGCTCGACGCCGGGCGCGACTACCTCGACGTGCCGGGGCTCGACGTGGCGGCGCGAGAACTCGCCGGCGAGCTGCCCGCCCTCGGCATCGGCCCCGGGTACGACCCGGATGGAGTAGACGACGACTACACGCCGAAGCTCTGGGGCGTGCTGACCGAACCCGACCCGGCCCCCCGCCCGCGGCACGACCCGGGGCTGATCCGCGACGCGGCGGACCGACTCGGTCCCCGCGACGGCACCGAACGGCCGCCCGGTCCACTGTCGTTCTCGGCCGACCGGTGGGCGCGGTATCTCGCGCGGCACCGCATCCCCTGGCCCCGGCTCCCGTCCGGGGCGCTCGACTTGAAGGACGACACGTTCCGCGAGATGGCGAAGCGGTTTCCTGCTGAGGTCGGACCGATCCGCGACCTCCGGCACGCCCTCGGCGAGTTCCGGCTCAACGAGTTGGCCGTCGGCCCCGACGGGCGGAACCGGTGCCTCCTGTCCGCGTTCCGCTCCCGGACCGGGCGGAACCAGCCTTCGAACTCGGCGTTCATCTTTGGCCCGGCCGCGTGGCTGCGGTCTCTGATCCGACCCGGCCCGGGGCGGGCTGTGGTGTACGTCGATTGGTCGCAACAGGAACTCGCCATCGCCGCGGCGCTGTCGGCCGACCCGCGGATGATGGAGGCGTACCAGAGCGGCGACTTCTACACGACGTTCGCCCGGATGGCCGGCGCGATCCCGGCGGACGCCACGAAGCACACCCACCCGGCCGAGCGGGAGGCGTTCAAGGTGGTGAGCCTCGGCGTCCTCTACGGGCTGTCGGCTGAGGGGCTGGCCCGGCGACTCGGCGCCCCCCGCGGCCGCGGGGTCGAGCTGCTCGAGCTCCACCGCCGGACGTTCCGCCGGTTCTGGGAGTGGTCGGATTCGCTCGAGGAGCGGGCACTCCTCACCGGCCGGCTGCGGACCCGGTTCGGGTGGGCGATCAGCGTTCCCGGCGGGCTCGACCCGGTCTCCGGCCGCCCGCTCGCCAACCCCCGGAGTCTGCGCAACTGGCCGATGCAGGCGCACGGCGCGGAGATGATGCGGCTGGCCGCGTGTCTGGCCACCGAGCGCGGGCTGGCGGTGTGCTGCCCGGTTCACGACGCCTTCCTGATCGAGGCGCCGGCCGACCGGGCCGAGGAGGAAACGGAGCGGATGCGCGACGCCATGCGGGAGGCGTCCGAGCTCGTCCTCCCCGGCTTCCCGCTGCGGACGGACGCGAAGATCGTGCGGCACCCCGACCGGTGGACGGACCCGCGCGGGGCGCGGACGTGGGGGCTGGTGTACGGGCTCCTGGCCGAGCTCGGCGTGGACCCGACCCGTACCACCGGTGACACCGGACCCGTACCACCGGCGGCACCCCCGCCCAGTGTTATTTCTGAGTTCTCTTGTCTTCCCCTGTAG
- the cas3 gene encoding CRISPR-associated helicase Cas3' produces the protein MTFYAHSARDTAGRPAPALFQLLAEHLRSVAAAARARAVATRMPGLAAHAAAAGLLHDLGKYRPGFQRYIHPDYPDPPLPDRLHKEAGAARAAAAKCGAVAFAIFGHHGGLPDLADLQSGFKSPAADWQAVWAAAVADLPDLATALDGLPPVPREFAADLFARVLFACLVDADWADTTRHEQQTKGYSADPAPPPLAPEKRWKHVEAHLAGLAARPLEPHVKAARATVLAACLAAAEKPPGLFSLTVPTGGGKTLAALAFALKHAERNHLRRVIYVAPYTTILEQNADVIREALGVSRHDAAVLEHHSLAEPPGDADTAETRREAAARRAENWDAPVVVTTNVQFFESLFSNKPGRCRKLHNVAGSVVVLDECQSLPPGLVAPTCGMLKQLTAPVGEGGLGCTVVLCTATQPAFDHDLLKADERLTAEEIIPGDANLFTSLKRVDVVWPKRDDPKLSWAEVAERMRDAGSALCVVNTKKAARAVFAELAAKRTPGAFHLSTGMCPQHRREKLAQVRGLLDAKAPCFVVSTQLIEAGVDVDFPFLMREMGPLESVIQAAGRCNREGKRPWAESKVVVFRSAEGTIPGGWYTAGRDKLEQIIAANGDGPRVDDPDTITDYFRRLYFTGGPGALDAPGVLELRRAWKFRAAAEAYKLIDDAGQPVVVRAWKSHEAEIAALLVELESAPRKSTYRALARFQVNLLPSKMAKLGHLYHEGPGKVLVWDGEYDEDAGIVEEMADVFVL, from the coding sequence ATGACCTTTTACGCCCACTCCGCCCGGGACACGGCCGGCCGCCCGGCCCCGGCCCTGTTCCAGCTTCTCGCCGAACACCTCCGAAGCGTGGCCGCGGCGGCACGGGCCCGGGCGGTCGCGACCCGCATGCCCGGCCTCGCCGCCCACGCCGCCGCCGCCGGGCTACTCCACGACCTGGGCAAGTACCGGCCCGGCTTCCAGCGCTACATCCACCCGGACTACCCCGACCCGCCGCTGCCGGACCGGCTCCACAAGGAGGCCGGCGCGGCGCGGGCGGCGGCGGCGAAGTGCGGGGCCGTTGCGTTCGCCATTTTCGGGCACCACGGTGGCCTGCCGGACCTGGCGGACCTGCAATCCGGCTTCAAGTCGCCGGCCGCCGACTGGCAGGCGGTGTGGGCCGCCGCCGTCGCCGACCTGCCGGACCTCGCGACCGCGCTCGACGGGCTGCCGCCGGTGCCGCGCGAGTTCGCCGCCGACCTGTTCGCCCGCGTGCTGTTCGCCTGCCTCGTCGATGCCGACTGGGCCGACACGACCCGCCACGAGCAGCAGACGAAGGGCTACTCAGCCGACCCGGCTCCGCCGCCGCTCGCACCCGAGAAGAGGTGGAAGCACGTCGAAGCGCACCTCGCCGGCCTCGCCGCCCGGCCGCTCGAACCGCACGTCAAGGCGGCCCGCGCCACGGTTCTGGCGGCGTGTCTGGCGGCGGCTGAGAAACCGCCCGGGCTGTTCTCACTGACCGTTCCGACCGGCGGCGGCAAGACGCTCGCGGCCCTCGCGTTCGCCCTGAAGCACGCCGAGCGGAACCACCTCCGGCGGGTGATCTACGTCGCCCCGTACACGACCATCCTGGAGCAGAATGCCGACGTGATCCGCGAGGCGCTCGGCGTCAGCCGGCACGACGCGGCGGTGCTGGAGCACCACAGCCTGGCCGAGCCACCGGGCGACGCCGACACGGCGGAGACGCGGCGCGAGGCGGCCGCCCGCCGGGCCGAGAACTGGGACGCGCCGGTGGTGGTGACCACGAACGTGCAGTTCTTCGAGAGCCTGTTCAGTAACAAACCGGGCCGCTGCCGCAAGCTCCACAACGTCGCCGGCAGCGTGGTCGTGCTGGACGAGTGCCAGTCGCTGCCGCCGGGCCTGGTGGCGCCGACGTGCGGGATGCTGAAGCAGCTCACCGCCCCCGTCGGCGAGGGCGGGCTCGGCTGCACCGTCGTGCTGTGTACCGCCACGCAGCCGGCGTTCGACCACGACCTGTTGAAGGCCGACGAGCGGCTCACGGCCGAGGAGATCATCCCGGGGGACGCGAACCTGTTCACGTCGCTGAAGCGCGTGGACGTGGTGTGGCCGAAGCGCGACGACCCGAAGCTGTCGTGGGCGGAGGTGGCGGAACGGATGCGCGACGCGGGCTCGGCGCTGTGCGTGGTGAACACGAAGAAGGCGGCGCGGGCGGTGTTCGCGGAGTTGGCAGCGAAGCGTACGCCGGGGGCGTTCCACCTGTCGACGGGGATGTGCCCGCAGCACCGCCGCGAGAAGCTGGCGCAGGTGCGCGGGCTGCTGGACGCCAAGGCGCCGTGCTTCGTGGTGTCCACGCAACTGATCGAGGCCGGTGTGGACGTCGACTTCCCGTTCCTGATGCGCGAGATGGGGCCGCTGGAGTCGGTGATCCAGGCCGCCGGCCGCTGCAACCGCGAGGGAAAGCGGCCGTGGGCGGAGAGCAAGGTGGTCGTGTTCCGCAGCGCGGAAGGCACGATCCCCGGCGGGTGGTACACGGCCGGCCGCGACAAACTGGAGCAGATCATCGCGGCGAACGGCGACGGCCCGCGGGTGGACGACCCCGACACGATCACCGACTACTTCCGCCGGCTGTACTTCACGGGCGGCCCCGGGGCGCTGGACGCGCCGGGCGTCCTCGAACTGCGGCGGGCGTGGAAGTTCCGGGCCGCGGCGGAGGCGTACAAGCTCATCGACGACGCCGGGCAGCCGGTGGTGGTGCGGGCGTGGAAGTCGCACGAGGCGGAAATCGCGGCGCTGCTGGTCGAACTCGAGTCGGCGCCGCGGAAGTCTACGTACCGGGCGCTGGCGCGGTTTCAGGTGAACCTGCTGCCGTCGAAGATGGCGAAGCTGGGGCACTTGTACCACGAGGGGCCGGGCAAGGTGCTGGTCTGGGACGGCGAATACGACGAGGATGCCGGAATCGTCGAGGAAATGGCCGACGTGTTCGTCCTGTAA